Proteins encoded by one window of Panicum virgatum strain AP13 chromosome 7N, P.virgatum_v5, whole genome shotgun sequence:
- the LOC120683857 gene encoding flavanone 3-dioxygenase 1-like, whose amino-acid sequence MARVSSAAAPFLPTASLEATLRPSFVREEDERPKVPHNSFSDEVPVISLEGIDGGGERRGEIRAQVAAACEGWGIFQVVDHGVDAALVAEMTRLAREFFALPPQEKLRFDMSGGKKGGFIVSSHLQGEAVQDWREIVTYFAYPVKARDDSRWPDKPAAWRAVVEQYSEQLMGLACKLLGVLSEAMGLETDALAKACVDMDQKVVVNFYPKCPQPDLTLGLKRHTDPGTITLLLQDLVGGLQATRDGGRTWITVQPVEGAFVVNLGDHGHFLSNGRFKNADHQAVVNSECSRLSIATFQNPALDATVYPLAVREGEAPILDEPITFAEMYRRKMARDIELAKLKKQAKADKQQQQQQQSANKEFAVPKPGSLDEILA is encoded by the exons ATGGCCCGGgtgagcagcgcggcggcgccgttcctGCCGACGGCGTCGTTGGAGGCGACGCTGCGCCCGTCGTTCGTGCGCGAGGAGGACGAGCGGCCCAAGGTGCCGCACAACAGCTTCAGCGACGAGGTGCCGGTGATATCCCTCGAGggcatcgacggcggcggcgagcggcggggcgAGATCCGCGCGCAGGTGGCCGCGGCGTGCGAGGGCTGGGGCATCTTCCAGGTGGTGGACCACGGCGTGGACGCCGCGCTGGTGGCCGAGATGACGCGGCTGGCGCGCGAATTCTTCGCGCTGCCGCCCCAGGAGAAGCTCCGCTTCGACATGTCCGGCGGCAAGAAGGGCGGCTTCATCGTCTCCAGCCACCTCCAG GGGGAGGCAGTGCAAGACTGGCGTGAGATCGTGACCTACTTCGCGTACCCGGTGAAGGCCCGCGACGACTCGCGGTGGCCCGACaagccggcggcgtggcgcgcggtGGTGGAGCAGTACAGCGAGCAGCTCATGGGCCTGGCCTGCAAGCTCCTGGGCGTGCTGTCCGAGGCGATGGGCCTGGAGACGGACGCGCTGGCCAAGGCCTGCGTGGACATGGACCAGAAGGTGGTGGTCAACTTCTACCCCAAGTGCCCGCAGCCGGACCTCACGCTGGGCCTCAAGCGCCACACCGACCCCGGCACCATCACGCTGCTGCTGCAGGACCTCGTCGGGGGACTCCAGGCCAcccgcgacggcggccggaCCTGGATCACCGTGCAGCCCGTCGAGGGCGCCTTCGTCGTCAACCTCGGCGACCACGGCCAC TTCCTGAGCAACGGCAGGTTCAAGAACGCCGACCACCAGGCGGTGGTGAACTCGGAGTGCAGCCGGCTGTCGATCGCGACGTTCCAGAACCCGGCGCTGGACGCGACGGTGTACCCGCTGGCCGTGCGGGAGGGGGAGGCGCCCATCCTGGACGAGCCCATCACCTTCGCCGAGATGTACCGGCGCAAGATGGCGCGCGACATCGAGCTCGCCAAGCTCAAGAAGCAGGCCAAGGCCGacaaacagcagcagcagcagcagcagagcgcCAACAAGGAGTTCGCCGTGCCCAAGCCCGGGTCTCTCGACGAGATTCTTGCCTAA
- the LOC120683562 gene encoding uncharacterized protein LOC120683562, whose product MVVVFHGKLSRSRRRLLYRRLGLAVPLRFSGDGGGDGVVSGEDRRRIGLFQADFGVCVFGGASSGPSARSASPGGVGLGRLLGRLAYQLAEKPGWDLSHTFHGGFVPPRGSSSSGGLGALIPVASDPSVSDDAFLPGRSSFAKQVGFDVLHKTATKIYVASPERRSASASVFRLPVARKTGSLQGLRYDIDILLFLKANVDEADVVNRMITTYCDASGQQVLVSRRMGCSNMKYLKDRVWKRIQGWTEQSLSAGGKEVLIKAVAQAIPTYSMGCSNCLEVFVSI is encoded by the exons ATGGTGGTTGTATTCCATGGGAAGCTCAGTAGGTCCCGGCGGCGACTTTTATATCGCCGATTAGGGTTAGCTGTTCCTCTTCGCTTCTCCGGCGATGGTGGCGGTGACGGCGTCGTCTCTGGAGAGGATCGAAGGAGGATAGGTCTATTCCAGGCGGATTTCGGCGTTTGCGTCTTCGGAGGCGCGAGCTCTGGTCCGTCTGCGAGGTCTGCTTCTCCCGGTGGCGTAGGGTTAGGGCGGCTGCTGGGGAGACTTGCCTACCAACTCGCTGAGAAGCCGGGTTGGGATCTCAGTCACACCTTCCATGGTGGTTTTGTTCCCCCTCGGGGTTCGTCGTCGTCCGGTGGTCTAGGGGCTCTGATTCCTGTGGCGTCAGATCCCTCGGTATCCGACGATGCTTTTTTGCCAGGTCGTTCATCGTTTGCAAAGCAAGTCGGGTTCGACGTGCTGCACAAGACGGCGACAAAAATCTATGTTGCTTCGCCGGAGAGGAGGTCGGCTTCAGCCAGTGTGTTCCGGCTGCCGGTGGCGAGGAAGACCGGGAGCTTACAAGGACTGCGCT ACGACATCGACATCCTTCTATTTCTTAAGGCAAATGTAGATGAAGCTGATGTTGTGAATAGAATGATTACTACATACTGCGATGCTTCTGGTCAGCAA GTGTTGGTAAGTCGAAGAATGGGGTGTTCAAATATGAAATATCTCAAGGATAGAGTATGGAAAAGAATTCAAGGGTGGACGGAGCAATCTCTCTCGGCAGGGGGAAAAGAAGTGCTAATCAAAGCAGTTGCCCAAGCAATACCTACTTACTCTATGGGGTGTTCAAACTGCCTAGAGGTCTTTGTCAGCATATAA
- the LOC120683291 gene encoding auxin-responsive protein SAUR21-like, which translates to MCKFAVTIPSLVCLRRAVRRWRSRAAAAAVPAGHVAVRVEGGGDWCGSRRFVVRLAHLSHPAFRDLLRQAEEEYGFPAAPGPIALPCDADHFLDVLHLVSSSSSYSCCGPALRRGRGDSRPLLQGIAVEKLVC; encoded by the coding sequence ATGTGCAAGTTCGCGGTCACGATCCCGTCGCTCGTCTGCCTGCGCCGCgccgtgcggcggtggcggtcccgcgccgccgccgccgctgtgccggcggggcacgtggcggtgcGCGTGGAGGGCGGTGGCGACTGGTGCGGCTCGAGGCGGTTCGTGGTGCGGCTGGCGCACCTCAGCCACCCGGCGTTCCGGGACCTGCTGCGCCAGGCGGAGGAGGAGTACGGCTTCCCGGCCGCGCCCGGCCCCATCGCGCTCCCCTGCGACGCGGACCACTTCCTCGACGTCCTCCACCTCgtgtcctcgtcctcctcctatTCCTGCTGCGGGCCGGCCCTGCGCCGCGGGCGTGGCGACTCGCGGCCGCTGCTGCAGGGGATAGCCGTGGAGAAGCTCGTGTGCTGA
- the LOC120683034 gene encoding auxin-responsive protein SAUR21-like, protein MCRVAITIPSLVCLRRAVRRWRSRTAASSRSGKNGDATVPAGHVAVCVGGTGGGEGSTGPRRFVVRLAHLTHPAFLELLRKAEEEYGFPAAPGPIALPCDEDHFLDVLHRVSSASPASSCCCGPAVTRRGRGDARPLLQGMAVEKPVW, encoded by the coding sequence ATGTGTAGGGTCGCCATCACGATCCCGTCGCTCGTCTGCCTGCGCCGCgccgtgcggcggtggcggtcccGCACCGCCGCGTCCTCGCGCTCCGGCAAGAATGGAGACGCCACGGTGCCggcggggcacgtggcggtgtGCGTGgggggcaccggcggcggcgaaggctcGACGGGGCCGAGGCGGTTCGTGGTGCGGCTGGCGCACCTCACCCACCCGGCGTTCCTGGAGCTGCTGCGGAAGGCGGAGGAGGAGTACGGCTTCCCGGCCGCGCCCGGCCCCATCGCGCTCCCCTGCGACGAGGACCACTTCCTCGACGTCCTCCACCGCGTGTCCTCGGCCTCGCCGGCCTCCTCGTGCTGCTGCGGCCCGGCCGTcacgcggcgcgggcgcggcgacgCGAGGCCGCTGCTGCAGGGGATGGCCGTCGAGAAGCCCGTCTGGTGA